The following proteins are encoded in a genomic region of Micrococcaceae bacterium Sec5.8:
- a CDS encoding HAD-IA family hydrolase, whose protein sequence is MTESPNSTPSSWTGASAILFDLDGVLTPTAIVHERAWQELFDGFLKTAPEAAGYRESDYFDHIDGKPRFDGVRDFLASRTIVLPEGPLDDDPAHDTVHGLGNRKNKVFNDIVEAGGVKPYEGSVRFLEAALTRGLKVAVVSSSRNAPAVLKAAGLSDYFPVVVDGVVAVNEGLPGKPSPATYEYAARLLGLPCAECVVVEDAVSGVQAGSAGNFHSVIGVDRGAGREVLLAAGATLVVNDLEELI, encoded by the coding sequence ATGACCGAGTCACCCAACAGCACCCCTTCGAGCTGGACCGGGGCCTCCGCCATTCTCTTCGACCTTGACGGCGTCCTGACCCCCACCGCGATTGTGCACGAGCGCGCCTGGCAGGAACTTTTTGACGGGTTCCTCAAGACCGCGCCCGAGGCCGCCGGGTACCGGGAAAGTGACTACTTCGACCATATTGACGGCAAGCCGCGCTTCGACGGCGTCCGCGACTTCCTGGCCTCGCGCACCATCGTTCTGCCCGAAGGCCCGCTGGACGACGATCCGGCGCACGACACTGTCCACGGACTGGGCAATCGCAAGAACAAAGTTTTCAATGACATCGTCGAAGCCGGCGGCGTCAAGCCCTACGAGGGCTCCGTCCGATTTCTTGAGGCCGCCCTGACCCGGGGGCTCAAGGTCGCCGTCGTCTCCTCCTCGCGCAACGCCCCGGCGGTACTGAAAGCCGCGGGACTCTCGGACTACTTCCCCGTGGTGGTTGACGGTGTTGTCGCCGTCAATGAGGGGTTGCCTGGAAAGCCGAGCCCGGCGACCTACGAATACGCCGCCCGGCTGCTGGGACTGCCCTGCGCCGAGTGCGTCGTCGTGGAGGACGCTGTGTCCGGCGTCCAGGCCGGCAGCGCAGGGAACTTCCATTCGGTGATTGGTGTGGACCGTGGGGCTGGCCGGGAAGTGCTGCTCGCCGCCGGAGCCACGCTTGTGGTCAACGACCTCGAAGAACTCATCTAG
- a CDS encoding glycosyl hydrolase family 65 protein → MALITSDRARFPNDPWQLVETVHLPGNAGTLETLFSLGNGHLGIRGAHWAAADAELPGSFINGFHETWDIKHAENAYGFARTGQRILYIPDANNFTVVIDGETLSLEESTVLDYRRSVDFATGVYECSIAWQCRSGATVTTTERRAVGYQSRGALGISLELAADRDVSADVTSSVINRQDQPVEDHSAHDPRRAGRHAGRVLLPVRLDGGDGSLRLSWETAESKQRIGLAVDHWTNAGVQPFDTLVHEDDSSVRYVLAVGADEPFVLEKSVSYAVGQASDDLADDAETGLRPLAEIFAESAEHYRTYWATADIVIAGQTELQQAVRWNLFQLAQATARADIAGIPAKGVSGSGYDGHYFWDQEVYLMPYLTYTSPGNARQVLEFRHAMLPEAKIRAKELSVEGALFPWRTINGLEASAYYAAGTAQFHIAAAIAFATNRYIWASGDHTFQETLGAELLIETARMWVSLGFFGKDGLFHIHGVTGPDEYTAVVNDNLYTNVMARFNLRAAAALHHPGIDDAERQLWEQAATRMLVPYDDDLQVHSQDNDFMALEPWDWSTPRSQYPLLLHFHPLVIYRHQVLKQADSVLAMFLQWQDFTAEEKQRAFDFYDPITTGDSTLSACVQGIMAAEVGYAEAALEHFIHALFIDLDDTHGNTVDGVHIASTGGVWSSLVSGFAGLRDQGAVPYFDPRLPAGWDGLSFHLKIQGRLLQLELEQGAISLTVREGGPLDIDVRGELLTVDGDPVRVQLAPVAVPEPTVFPSGLPTASIPIVRVAV, encoded by the coding sequence ATGGCCCTCATCACCTCGGACCGCGCACGGTTCCCCAACGACCCTTGGCAGTTGGTTGAGACCGTCCACCTTCCCGGCAATGCCGGCACGCTGGAAACCCTGTTCAGTTTGGGCAACGGGCACCTGGGCATCCGCGGCGCCCATTGGGCCGCCGCCGACGCCGAGCTGCCGGGCAGCTTCATTAACGGCTTCCACGAGACCTGGGACATCAAGCACGCTGAGAACGCCTACGGCTTCGCCCGTACCGGCCAGCGGATCCTGTACATCCCGGACGCCAACAATTTCACTGTGGTCATCGACGGCGAGACGCTGAGCCTGGAAGAATCCACCGTGCTCGACTACCGGCGGAGTGTCGACTTCGCCACCGGCGTGTACGAATGTTCGATCGCCTGGCAGTGCCGCTCCGGCGCCACCGTGACCACCACGGAACGACGTGCAGTCGGCTACCAGTCCCGCGGGGCGCTTGGCATCTCGCTGGAACTGGCCGCGGACCGGGACGTCTCCGCAGACGTCACCTCTTCGGTTATCAACCGCCAGGACCAGCCGGTCGAGGATCACTCGGCCCACGACCCCCGGCGCGCCGGCCGGCACGCCGGCCGGGTGTTGCTCCCCGTACGGCTCGACGGCGGCGACGGGTCCCTGCGTCTGTCGTGGGAGACCGCCGAGTCCAAGCAGCGCATCGGGCTGGCTGTCGACCACTGGACCAACGCCGGGGTGCAGCCCTTTGACACCCTGGTGCACGAGGACGACAGCAGCGTCCGGTACGTCCTGGCCGTGGGCGCCGACGAGCCATTCGTGCTCGAGAAGAGCGTCAGCTATGCCGTCGGGCAAGCCTCCGACGACCTCGCGGATGATGCTGAAACGGGCCTCAGGCCGCTCGCGGAGATTTTCGCCGAAAGCGCGGAGCATTACCGCACCTACTGGGCCACTGCCGACATTGTGATCGCTGGTCAGACTGAGCTTCAGCAGGCCGTCCGCTGGAACCTATTCCAGCTGGCCCAAGCCACGGCGCGCGCGGACATCGCCGGAATTCCGGCCAAGGGCGTGTCCGGCTCTGGCTATGACGGCCACTACTTCTGGGACCAGGAGGTGTATCTCATGCCATACCTGACGTACACCAGCCCCGGCAACGCCCGCCAGGTCCTCGAGTTCCGCCACGCGATGCTGCCGGAGGCCAAGATCCGCGCCAAGGAGCTCAGCGTGGAGGGCGCCCTTTTCCCGTGGCGCACCATCAACGGTCTCGAAGCCAGCGCCTACTACGCTGCCGGCACGGCCCAGTTCCACATCGCCGCCGCGATCGCCTTCGCGACCAACCGCTACATTTGGGCCAGTGGCGACCACACCTTCCAGGAAACCCTCGGTGCGGAACTGCTGATCGAGACCGCCAGGATGTGGGTCTCGCTGGGCTTTTTCGGCAAGGACGGGCTCTTCCACATCCACGGTGTCACCGGCCCGGACGAGTACACCGCCGTCGTCAATGACAACCTCTACACCAATGTCATGGCCCGGTTTAACCTGCGCGCCGCAGCAGCCCTGCACCACCCGGGGATCGACGACGCCGAGCGCCAGCTGTGGGAGCAAGCAGCCACCCGCATGCTGGTGCCCTACGACGATGACCTCCAGGTGCACTCGCAGGACAACGACTTCATGGCTCTGGAACCGTGGGACTGGAGCACGCCGCGGTCCCAATACCCGCTGCTGCTGCACTTCCACCCGTTGGTGATCTACCGCCACCAGGTGCTCAAGCAGGCGGACAGCGTGCTTGCCATGTTCCTGCAATGGCAGGACTTCACTGCCGAGGAAAAGCAGCGCGCGTTCGACTTTTACGACCCGATCACCACCGGAGATTCCACCCTGTCCGCGTGCGTGCAGGGCATCATGGCGGCCGAGGTCGGCTATGCCGAGGCCGCGCTGGAGCACTTCATCCACGCATTGTTCATCGACCTGGACGACACCCACGGCAACACGGTGGACGGTGTGCATATCGCGTCCACCGGCGGGGTCTGGAGCTCGCTGGTCAGCGGCTTCGCAGGCCTAAGGGACCAGGGCGCCGTGCCGTACTTCGACCCCCGGCTGCCGGCCGGGTGGGACGGGCTGTCCTTCCACCTGAAAATCCAAGGCAGGCTGCTGCAGCTTGAACTGGAGCAGGGCGCCATCAGCCTGACCGTGCGCGAGGGCGGGCCGCTGGACATCGACGTCCGCGGCGAGCTGCTCACGGTCGACGGCGATCCGGTGCGGGTTCAGCTGGCTCCGGTTGCGGTGCCTGAGCCCACGGTCTTCCCGAGCGGACTCCCGACGGCGTCCATCCCGATCGTGCGCGTGGCGGTCTGA
- a CDS encoding MFS transporter → MRSLRALRPFAHREYRVLIAALAISIFGSGMWAVAMVYEVIHLGGGPLELSLVAAAGSVGLVVFVLAGGVAADRFPQRLLIIAVEGANLAVIAAISGLAMLGWLQLWHLALGAFVLGVGAAFFFPAYSAILPRILPPEDLLAANGMEGTMRPILQQAAGPAVAGVLVAALSPAHAVTGVAACHLVAFSILNFLRHQPRQASGPETDVAAEGGHGLVDGAAPGPGGTAATSVLHDLREGVSYTLRTPWLLWTLLWACISVLFLIGPIEVLLPFVIRDQLGGDSRMFGFLLAIMGVGGAAASLATASFPLPRRYLSVMMVSWGAGSLPLAAVGVIDSFWVLAAALFIFGATGGVGMVIWGTLLQRRVPPHLLGRVSSLDFFVSLALMPVSMALAGPAAEVLPVELIFLVAGTVCPVMAVIALAVARMPADEAAHPLVDGLVDAV, encoded by the coding sequence ATGCGCTCACTGAGGGCCCTGCGCCCGTTCGCACACCGGGAATACCGCGTGCTCATTGCAGCTCTGGCCATCTCCATTTTTGGCTCCGGAATGTGGGCCGTGGCGATGGTCTACGAGGTCATTCATCTGGGCGGGGGCCCGCTGGAGCTGTCCCTTGTTGCCGCGGCTGGCAGCGTGGGCCTCGTCGTCTTTGTTCTTGCGGGCGGGGTGGCGGCGGACCGGTTCCCGCAGCGGCTCCTCATCATCGCGGTGGAAGGAGCCAACCTGGCCGTCATCGCCGCCATCAGCGGGCTGGCCATGCTTGGCTGGCTGCAGCTCTGGCATCTGGCGCTCGGTGCGTTTGTGCTGGGAGTCGGGGCGGCGTTCTTTTTTCCGGCCTACTCCGCCATACTCCCCAGGATCCTTCCGCCGGAGGACCTGCTCGCGGCAAACGGCATGGAGGGCACTATGCGGCCCATCCTGCAGCAGGCCGCCGGTCCCGCCGTCGCCGGCGTCCTGGTTGCCGCCCTGTCCCCCGCGCACGCAGTGACCGGCGTGGCGGCGTGCCACCTGGTGGCATTTTCCATCCTTAACTTTCTCCGCCACCAGCCACGCCAGGCGTCAGGCCCAGAGACGGACGTGGCGGCAGAAGGAGGGCATGGCCTCGTTGACGGCGCTGCTCCCGGACCCGGCGGAACGGCTGCGACGTCCGTGCTGCACGATCTCCGCGAAGGGGTCAGCTACACACTTCGCACGCCCTGGCTGCTGTGGACGCTGCTGTGGGCCTGCATCTCCGTGCTGTTCCTGATCGGCCCCATTGAAGTGCTTTTGCCGTTCGTGATCCGCGATCAGCTCGGCGGCGACTCACGGATGTTCGGTTTCCTGCTCGCGATCATGGGCGTTGGCGGGGCTGCAGCCTCACTGGCCACAGCCTCCTTTCCCCTTCCGCGCCGCTACCTCAGCGTGATGATGGTCAGCTGGGGTGCCGGCAGCCTGCCACTCGCCGCCGTTGGCGTCATCGACAGCTTCTGGGTGCTGGCGGCCGCGCTCTTTATCTTCGGCGCCACCGGCGGCGTGGGCATGGTCATCTGGGGAACACTGCTGCAGCGCCGGGTACCGCCGCACCTGCTGGGCCGGGTCTCCAGCCTGGATTTCTTCGTGTCCCTTGCCCTGATGCCGGTCTCCATGGCCCTCGCAGGGCCCGCCGCCGAGGTCCTCCCGGTGGAGTTAATTTTCCTCGTCGCGGGGACGGTGTGCCCGGTCATGGCCGTGATTGCCCTGGCCGTCGCGCGGATGCCGGCCGATGAGGCCGCACATCCGCTGGTCGACGGCCTCGTGGATGCGGTGTGA
- a CDS encoding NAD-dependent succinate-semialdehyde dehydrogenase — protein sequence MTAYKTVNPATGETLKEFPLATAGEVEQALAASKAAFADWQAAPVKARAKVIARVAELYRERQDELARLIATEMGKPLAQSRGEVGLVADIYSYYAEEGPSFLADEVLDVKGGGEAIVRSAPVGPLLGIMPWNYPYYQVARFAAPNLILGNTILLKHAGSCPQSALAIEQIFKDAGLPEGAYINMFLSNDQVAEVIADDRVQGVSLTGSERAGSAVAEVAGRNLKKYVLELGGSDPFIVLDSDDLDATVKAAVSGRMGNAGQACTASKRFIILEDLYEDFVEKFTAKMSVIKPGDPLLADTRFGPLSSQSAADGLIEQIQDAVDKGATLRTGGHHVDGPGAYVEPTVLTDVTPGMRAFAEELFGPAAVIYKVASVEEAIELANGSPYGLGGAVFSADTDKAKEVADRLDTGMVFINSVAETQADLPFGGVKRSGVGRELARFGMNEFVNKKLIRTPR from the coding sequence ATGACTGCCTACAAGACAGTAAACCCCGCGACCGGAGAGACATTGAAAGAATTCCCGCTCGCTACCGCGGGTGAGGTGGAGCAAGCGCTCGCAGCCTCGAAGGCTGCGTTCGCGGACTGGCAGGCGGCCCCCGTGAAGGCCCGCGCCAAGGTGATTGCGCGTGTGGCTGAGCTCTACCGGGAGCGTCAGGACGAACTGGCGCGGCTGATCGCCACGGAGATGGGCAAGCCGCTCGCCCAGTCACGGGGCGAGGTGGGGCTGGTCGCCGACATTTATTCCTACTACGCCGAAGAGGGTCCGTCCTTCCTTGCGGACGAGGTGCTGGACGTCAAGGGCGGCGGCGAAGCAATCGTCCGCTCCGCCCCGGTGGGACCGCTGCTGGGCATCATGCCGTGGAACTACCCCTATTACCAGGTGGCCCGGTTCGCCGCGCCCAACCTGATCCTCGGCAACACCATCCTGCTCAAGCACGCCGGCAGCTGCCCCCAGTCGGCCCTCGCCATCGAGCAGATCTTCAAGGACGCAGGACTCCCCGAGGGCGCCTACATCAACATGTTCCTGAGCAACGACCAGGTGGCTGAAGTCATCGCGGATGACCGCGTCCAGGGCGTTTCCCTGACCGGCAGCGAGCGGGCCGGATCGGCTGTCGCCGAGGTGGCCGGCCGGAACCTGAAGAAGTATGTGCTGGAGTTGGGCGGCAGTGATCCGTTCATCGTCCTTGACTCCGATGATCTGGACGCCACCGTCAAGGCCGCGGTCAGCGGGCGGATGGGGAACGCCGGCCAGGCGTGCACCGCATCGAAGCGCTTCATTATCCTTGAGGACCTCTACGAGGACTTCGTGGAGAAATTCACCGCGAAAATGTCCGTGATCAAGCCGGGAGACCCGCTGCTCGCCGACACGCGCTTCGGGCCGCTCTCTTCGCAGAGCGCCGCCGACGGGCTGATCGAACAAATCCAGGACGCTGTGGACAAGGGCGCCACCCTGCGCACCGGCGGTCACCACGTTGACGGCCCCGGCGCTTACGTTGAACCCACCGTGCTGACCGATGTCACCCCGGGAATGCGCGCGTTCGCCGAAGAACTCTTCGGCCCGGCAGCGGTCATCTACAAGGTCGCAAGCGTAGAGGAAGCCATCGAGCTGGCCAACGGTTCCCCGTACGGTCTGGGCGGCGCAGTCTTCAGCGCCGACACGGACAAGGCCAAGGAAGTAGCGGACCGGCTGGACACCGGAATGGTCTTCATCAACTCCGTCGCCGAAACCCAGGCGGACCTGCCGTTCGGCGGCGTCAAGCGCTCCGGCGTCGGGCGGGAACTGGCACGATTCGGCATGAACGAGTTCGTTAACAAGAAGCTCATCCGGACCCCGCGCTAA
- a CDS encoding 5-oxoprolinase subunit PxpA → MDLNADLGESFGTWTMGDDAAMIPLVTSASVACGLHAGDPVTMLDTCRAAYELDVRVGAHLGYPDLAGFGLRSMDITFDDLFGAVLYQLGALDGVAHAVGASVEYVKLHGALYDRTVRDAEQASAVVAAIQAYDPGLPILGFPGSALLSLAREAGHPVFAEAFADRAYLPDGTLLPRSQDGAVLDDVDRIAERAVRLATKGEVEAVDGTVLRIEAHSLCLHGDTPGSAATAASVRAALEGAGVELESFA, encoded by the coding sequence GTGGACCTAAACGCTGACTTGGGGGAGTCCTTCGGGACCTGGACCATGGGTGACGACGCAGCGATGATCCCGCTCGTTACGAGCGCCAGCGTGGCCTGCGGCCTGCACGCCGGGGACCCCGTGACCATGCTGGACACCTGCCGGGCAGCCTATGAGCTCGATGTCCGCGTCGGGGCGCACTTGGGCTATCCGGATCTCGCCGGGTTCGGCCTCCGGTCCATGGACATTACCTTCGATGATCTTTTCGGCGCCGTGCTGTACCAGCTCGGCGCCCTGGACGGGGTGGCCCATGCCGTCGGCGCCTCCGTGGAGTACGTCAAGCTGCACGGCGCGCTGTACGACCGGACGGTGCGCGACGCCGAGCAGGCGTCCGCCGTGGTGGCTGCCATCCAGGCCTATGACCCCGGTCTTCCGATCCTGGGCTTCCCGGGCTCGGCCCTCCTTAGCCTCGCCCGGGAGGCCGGCCATCCGGTCTTCGCCGAAGCCTTCGCAGACCGCGCTTACCTGCCCGACGGTACCCTCCTGCCGCGCTCGCAGGACGGTGCAGTGCTGGACGATGTCGACCGGATTGCCGAACGGGCCGTGCGCCTCGCCACCAAAGGCGAGGTTGAGGCCGTGGACGGCACAGTGCTCCGGATCGAAGCCCACTCCCTGTGCCTGCACGGCGATACTCCCGGCTCCGCCGCTACAGCCGCCTCAGTCCGGGCAGCCCTCGAAGGTGCCGGCGTGGAACTGGAGAGCTTCGCCTGA
- a CDS encoding DUF445 domain-containing protein has translation MPATGTPDPRSSIASSDAEKASALRRMKLLALSLLILMAIIFVVAFALQKQYPWLEYVRAAAEGGMVGALADWFAVTALFKYPMGLKIPHTAIIPQRKDQIGASLGEFVETNFLSEDVVQQKLASVDIARKAGAWLSGPGGPERVAKEGAAVIRGAFTVLNDDDVQAVIEGMVRRHLLTPPWGPPVGRVAQRIFDDGHHHALVDVLVDRTVDWVRDNQETVNHLVTDRSPTWVPSFVDGLVGDKVYVEILKFTRAVQADPQHQVRLSIDKYLKDLAQDLQHDPVMIARAEGIKAQVLGDPEIRELASRTWGTIKAALLSAVDDPHSELTVRFKAAVHDFGTRLVVDPELAGKVNKWIGDAAGYLVKTYRSDIAGVITDTVARWDAEETSQKIELQIGKDLQFIRINGTVVGALAGLAIFAVAHLAFG, from the coding sequence ATGCCGGCCACCGGCACCCCCGACCCCCGCTCATCCATAGCCTCCAGCGACGCCGAAAAGGCATCCGCGCTGCGGAGGATGAAGCTGCTGGCCCTCTCGCTGCTGATCCTGATGGCCATCATTTTTGTGGTCGCCTTCGCACTCCAGAAGCAGTACCCCTGGCTTGAGTATGTCCGCGCCGCGGCTGAGGGTGGCATGGTGGGTGCCCTCGCCGACTGGTTCGCAGTGACGGCCTTATTCAAGTATCCGATGGGTCTCAAGATCCCGCACACCGCCATCATTCCGCAGCGCAAGGACCAAATTGGAGCCTCGCTGGGCGAATTTGTGGAAACCAACTTCCTCTCCGAGGATGTGGTCCAGCAAAAACTCGCCTCTGTCGACATCGCCCGCAAGGCAGGCGCCTGGCTCTCCGGCCCCGGCGGCCCGGAACGCGTCGCCAAGGAGGGCGCCGCCGTCATCCGCGGAGCCTTTACGGTGCTCAATGACGACGACGTGCAGGCAGTCATCGAGGGAATGGTCCGCCGGCATCTGCTGACTCCGCCGTGGGGTCCTCCGGTGGGTCGGGTCGCACAGCGGATTTTCGACGACGGCCATCACCACGCCCTGGTGGATGTGCTTGTGGACCGGACCGTCGACTGGGTGCGGGACAACCAGGAGACGGTCAACCATCTGGTGACCGACCGTTCCCCCACCTGGGTGCCATCATTCGTTGACGGGCTGGTGGGAGACAAGGTCTACGTGGAGATCCTGAAGTTCACCCGCGCTGTGCAGGCGGACCCGCAGCACCAGGTCCGCCTGTCGATCGACAAGTACCTCAAGGACCTCGCCCAGGATTTGCAGCACGATCCGGTGATGATCGCCCGGGCCGAGGGCATCAAAGCCCAGGTTCTCGGTGATCCCGAGATCCGCGAACTGGCCTCCCGTACCTGGGGGACCATCAAGGCCGCACTGCTCTCCGCCGTCGACGATCCGCACAGCGAACTCACCGTCCGGTTCAAAGCCGCCGTGCACGACTTCGGCACCCGGCTGGTGGTCGACCCCGAGCTTGCCGGCAAGGTGAACAAGTGGATCGGGGACGCCGCCGGGTACCTCGTGAAAACGTACCGCTCAGACATCGCGGGCGTAATTACCGACACCGTGGCACGTTGGGACGCCGAGGAAACCTCGCAGAAGATCGAACTCCAGATCGGTAAGGACCTGCAGTTCATCCGGATCAACGGCACTGTGGTGGGAGCCCTCGCCGGGCTTGCGATTTTCGCGGTGGCACACCTGGCCTTCGGCTAG
- a CDS encoding glycerophosphodiester phosphodiesterase family protein, producing MTTDESAAERPLVYAHRGSSGVFAEHTRAAYLQAIADGADGVECDIHLTRDQQAVLLHDATLDRTSDGTGPVADRTLEELRQLDFSSWKGARIPDEYGGRSTQLLTLPDVLDILRTADRKIGLAIELKHPSPFQLKLEDRVLEVLAAEGWDPITSRLGNIEVSFMSFSPEAVKHLLESVPPSAVCQLVDDVEVEEIREELGLGPITGGALANVMRAAQTEAERILDDCEAGLAGPGIDYVRGHSRTIRRWLNSGRRFRVWTVDSEYDVALCRELGLHEVTTNWPARVLAQLSAGPHSIETQGDGIQDLGIQLPRAGNLGSR from the coding sequence ATGACGACTGACGAGTCCGCTGCAGAACGTCCGCTGGTCTACGCCCACCGGGGTTCCAGCGGAGTATTCGCCGAGCACACCAGGGCCGCCTACTTGCAGGCGATAGCTGACGGCGCCGACGGGGTGGAGTGCGATATCCACCTCACCCGGGACCAGCAGGCGGTGCTGCTGCATGACGCCACCTTGGACCGCACCTCGGACGGCACCGGCCCGGTGGCCGACCGGACCCTTGAGGAGCTTCGACAGCTCGACTTCTCCTCCTGGAAAGGCGCCCGAATTCCGGACGAGTACGGCGGCCGGTCAACCCAGCTTCTGACCCTCCCGGACGTGCTGGACATTTTGCGGACGGCGGATCGAAAGATTGGTCTTGCCATCGAGCTCAAACACCCGAGTCCCTTCCAGCTGAAGCTCGAAGACCGGGTCCTGGAGGTCCTCGCCGCCGAGGGCTGGGATCCGATAACGTCCCGGCTCGGCAACATCGAGGTCTCGTTCATGAGTTTCAGCCCTGAGGCCGTGAAGCACCTGCTGGAATCCGTCCCGCCCTCCGCTGTGTGCCAGCTCGTGGACGACGTCGAAGTCGAGGAAATTCGCGAGGAACTCGGCCTTGGGCCAATCACCGGCGGGGCGTTGGCCAACGTCATGAGGGCCGCGCAAACCGAGGCCGAGCGGATTCTGGACGACTGCGAGGCTGGTCTTGCCGGCCCCGGTATCGACTACGTCCGCGGGCATTCGCGCACTATCCGGCGCTGGCTGAATTCCGGCCGCCGCTTCCGGGTCTGGACCGTGGACTCCGAATACGACGTCGCACTGTGCCGGGAGCTGGGACTTCACGAGGTGACCACGAACTGGCCCGCGCGCGTCTTGGCCCAGCTCTCGGCCGGCCCTCACAGCATTGAAACCCAGGGCGACGGAATCCAGGACCTCGGGATTCAGCTGCCCAGGGCCGGCAACCTCGGCAGCCGGTAG
- a CDS encoding TetR family transcriptional regulator: MTAAKPGRRKGTSESRQEILEAARALFAEHGYQRTTIRLIAERAGVDPSLVIYYFLSKEHLFAAAMPEPSEAALAAPKLMAAMPRADAARAIGRRILEAVNSPGASNVLGIIRAASSKPEAVAQLREVFVSRMMLPMITELGLSRPKERAVLLSSIVAGMTFVHEMLDIRIEWPTLDETAELELIAKAIELVLTVDLD, from the coding sequence ATGACCGCTGCAAAACCGGGTCGCCGGAAGGGCACGAGCGAAAGCCGGCAGGAGATCCTGGAGGCGGCCCGAGCGCTCTTCGCCGAGCACGGGTATCAGCGCACCACCATCCGCTTGATCGCGGAACGCGCCGGCGTTGATCCGAGTCTCGTGATCTACTACTTTTTGAGCAAGGAGCACCTGTTCGCGGCAGCAATGCCCGAACCCAGCGAGGCCGCCCTTGCTGCACCGAAGCTCATGGCAGCTATGCCGCGGGCAGATGCCGCCCGAGCGATCGGACGGCGGATACTCGAGGCCGTCAACTCGCCTGGGGCAAGCAATGTTCTCGGAATCATCAGGGCAGCCAGTTCAAAGCCAGAGGCGGTGGCACAGCTGCGCGAAGTGTTCGTCAGCCGAATGATGCTTCCCATGATCACTGAACTTGGACTGTCCCGGCCTAAGGAGCGCGCTGTCCTGCTCTCCTCCATCGTTGCCGGGATGACCTTCGTGCACGAGATGCTGGACATCAGGATCGAATGGCCCACGCTGGACGAGACAGCCGAGCTTGAGCTGATCGCAAAAGCGATCGAACTCGTCCTCACCGTGGATCTCGACTAG